In Polaribacter sp. L3A8, a genomic segment contains:
- a CDS encoding acetyl-CoA carboxylase carboxyltransferase subunit alpha, with product MEYLDFEMPIKELLDQLDKCQLIGKESDVDVSATCKKIDKKLEKAKKDIYKNLTPWQRVQLSRHPNRPYTLDYIKAICGNTFMELHGDRNVKDDKAMIGGLGKIGDQSFMFIGQQKGYNTKTRQYRNFGMANPEGYRKALRLMKMAEKFGIPVVTLLDTPGAYPGLEAEERGQGEAIARNILEMTRLKTPIITIVIGEGASGGAVGIGVGDRVYMMENTWYTVISPESCSSILWRSWEYKEQAAAALKLTGADMKRMKLIDGIIQEPIGGAHTDREGAFKAVQEQILTAFDELKDLNDVDLVMQRMDKYAAMGVYKE from the coding sequence ATGGAGTATTTAGATTTTGAAATGCCAATTAAAGAGCTTTTAGATCAACTAGATAAGTGCCAATTAATTGGTAAAGAAAGTGATGTAGATGTAAGCGCTACTTGTAAAAAGATCGATAAAAAATTAGAAAAAGCTAAGAAAGATATTTATAAAAACTTAACGCCTTGGCAAAGAGTTCAATTATCTAGGCATCCTAATAGACCTTATACTTTAGATTATATTAAGGCTATTTGTGGTAATACTTTTATGGAGCTTCATGGTGACAGAAACGTAAAGGATGACAAAGCCATGATTGGTGGGCTTGGTAAAATAGGAGATCAATCTTTTATGTTTATTGGTCAACAAAAAGGGTACAATACAAAAACGCGTCAGTATAGAAACTTTGGGATGGCAAACCCTGAAGGTTACAGAAAAGCGTTGCGTTTAATGAAAATGGCAGAGAAGTTTGGTATTCCTGTGGTTACTTTATTAGATACACCTGGTGCATATCCTGGTTTAGAAGCAGAAGAGCGTGGACAAGGAGAAGCTATTGCTAGAAATATTTTAGAAATGACGCGTTTAAAAACACCAATTATAACAATTGTTATTGGTGAAGGAGCGTCTGGTGGAGCTGTTGGTATTGGTGTTGGTGATAGAGTGTATATGATGGAAAATACTTGGTATACGGTTATTTCTCCAGAATCTTGTTCGTCTATTTTATGGAGAAGTTGGGAGTATAAAGAACAGGCTGCTGCCGCATTAAAGTTAACAGGGGCGGATATGAAGAGAATGAAACTAATTGACGGAATTATTCAAGAACCAATAGGTGGTGCGCATACAGATAGAGAAGGAGCTTTTAAGGCTGTACAAGAACAGATTTTAACTGCCTTTGATGAGTTAAAAGATTTAAATGACGTAGATTTAGTTATGCAAAGAATGGATAAATATGCTGCAATGGGGGTTTATAAAGAATAA
- a CDS encoding NYN domain-containing protein has product MNIAVLIDGDNIPSAHVKEMMEEIAKYGNPTIKRIYGDWTSPHLSKWKNLLLQNAITPIQQYAYTTGKNATDSAMIIDAMDILYSEKVNGFCLVSSDSDFTKLATRLREAGQQVIGIGEKKTPNPFIVACDKFIYIEIIRKQTEKKENTHQKDSEKDSVDKITSKVIKLISSTISDLSDEDGWAFLGDVGSLLQKKQPNFDSRNYGFDKLTPLIKSIGKFELEQRENTKSRHKLIFVKNK; this is encoded by the coding sequence ATGAATATAGCAGTTCTTATAGACGGAGATAACATACCTTCTGCTCACGTAAAAGAAATGATGGAGGAAATTGCAAAATACGGAAACCCTACTATTAAAAGAATTTATGGAGATTGGACGAGCCCGCATTTATCTAAATGGAAAAACTTATTATTGCAAAATGCCATTACTCCAATTCAGCAATACGCCTATACTACTGGTAAAAACGCCACAGATTCAGCAATGATTATCGATGCAATGGATATTCTTTATTCTGAAAAAGTAAATGGATTTTGCTTGGTTTCTAGTGATAGCGATTTTACAAAATTAGCTACTAGACTAAGAGAAGCCGGCCAACAAGTAATTGGTATTGGAGAGAAAAAGACTCCAAATCCTTTTATTGTTGCTTGTGATAAATTTATTTATATAGAAATTATTAGAAAACAAACCGAAAAGAAAGAAAACACACATCAAAAAGACAGTGAAAAAGATAGTGTAGATAAAATAACATCTAAAGTAATTAAACTAATTTCTTCTACTATTTCTGATTTATCTGACGAAGATGGTTGGGCATTTCTGGGTGATGTAGGAAGTTTACTTCAAAAAAAACAACCCAATTTTGATTCACGAAATTATGGTTTTGACAAATTAACACCTCTAATTAAATCTATAGGTAAGTTTGAACTAGAACAAAGAGAAAACACAAAGAGCAGACATAAATTAATTTTTGTAAAAAATAAATAA
- a CDS encoding LptF/LptG family permease, with the protein MKIIDWYILKRFLVTFVFTLLILIPIAIAIDISEKIDNFLEHTDLGFYQIVDEYYKNFIIYYANTFMPLALFIAVILFTSKLSNNTEIIAITNAKVSFTRFLYPYFVGATLITIVSLAMNHFVVPSSSKERKKFEKEYIQNNRQKHELKYVKEFSLQLTDSTYIFIRSFDTESNSGYDFTSEVYNGIELKSKLVANRINYSDKDSSFTLSNWKMRKIFKDRDSIFSGVKIDTVFNFTPKDLIYKSALAQEMPSNELLKFIGISKKRGVKNLNAYLVEFHKRTSLPIASYILTIIAVALAFRKRRGGTGVNLALGIGIMFLYVFLMKIAEVLGAVAGVNSLLYVWLPNIVFGCLAIYLYLNARK; encoded by the coding sequence TTGAAGATAATAGATTGGTACATATTAAAACGATTTTTGGTAACTTTTGTGTTTACCTTATTAATCTTGATTCCTATTGCAATTGCGATAGATATATCAGAAAAGATTGATAATTTTTTAGAACATACAGATTTAGGGTTTTACCAAATTGTAGATGAGTATTATAAAAATTTTATCATCTATTATGCAAACACGTTTATGCCTTTGGCATTGTTTATTGCGGTAATTTTATTTACTTCTAAATTATCAAACAATACAGAAATTATTGCCATTACTAATGCAAAGGTTTCTTTTACACGTTTTTTGTATCCTTATTTTGTTGGAGCTACTTTAATTACCATTGTTTCTTTAGCAATGAATCATTTTGTAGTACCTAGTAGTAGTAAAGAAAGAAAGAAATTCGAAAAAGAGTACATTCAGAATAACAGACAGAAACACGAGTTAAAATACGTAAAAGAGTTTAGTTTACAACTAACAGATAGTACGTACATTTTTATACGAAGTTTTGATACGGAATCTAATTCTGGTTATGATTTTACATCAGAAGTTTATAATGGTATAGAATTGAAATCTAAATTAGTTGCAAATAGAATAAATTATAGTGATAAAGATTCTTCTTTTACCTTGTCTAACTGGAAAATGCGTAAGATTTTTAAAGATAGAGATAGTATTTTTTCAGGAGTTAAGATTGATACTGTTTTTAACTTTACACCTAAAGATTTAATTTATAAATCTGCATTAGCACAAGAAATGCCTTCTAATGAATTGCTTAAATTTATTGGCATTTCTAAAAAGAGAGGTGTTAAAAATTTAAATGCTTATTTGGTAGAGTTTCATAAAAGAACAAGTTTGCCAATAGCTTCTTATATCTTAACAATTATTGCAGTAGCTTTAGCATTTAGAAAACGAAGAGGTGGTACTGGTGTTAATTTAGCATTGGGTATTGGTATTATGTTTCTATATGTTTTTTTAATGAAAATAGCTGAGGTTTTAGGCGCTGTAGCAGGAGTAAATTCGCTACTTTACGTTTGGTTACCTAATATAGTTTTTGGCTGTTTGGCCATTTATCTTTATTTAAATGCAAGAAAGTAA
- a CDS encoding TlpA family protein disulfide reductase — translation MKKISLALFTMLVIASCTKEHSKEYISLSGKLENNKDSIITISGRTGVVKTITIKEDGSFNDTLKVPKIDIYTFQTSKEKRAPIYLKNGFDISIKGDADKFMTSFTYSGNGSSNTNFIVAQLEKSQSIGNPADIFALDKDAFDTKVSLLKKEFDSILTSYNDLDSSLVDMASKQNIQMFEYFEKTYESNKKMAKGNASPKFEDYKDAKGGEKSLDSFKGKYVYIDVWATWCGPCIREIPSLKNIEKEFHNKNIEFVSISTDESRRSGGTWEAAEKKWRDFVKENQLGGVQLWAGQDFSFQQAYQISGIPRFILIDPQGNIVEANAPRPSDPRLKSLLESLDI, via the coding sequence ATGAAAAAAATAAGTCTTGCACTTTTTACAATGCTAGTAATTGCTTCTTGTACAAAAGAACATTCTAAAGAATACATTTCTTTATCAGGAAAATTAGAAAACAACAAAGATTCTATAATTACAATTTCTGGTAGAACAGGTGTAGTTAAAACAATTACTATTAAAGAAGATGGTTCTTTTAATGATACATTAAAAGTTCCTAAAATAGATATCTACACTTTTCAAACAAGTAAAGAAAAAAGAGCGCCAATTTATTTAAAAAATGGATTTGATATTTCTATTAAAGGAGATGCTGATAAATTTATGACAAGCTTTACGTATTCTGGAAATGGATCTTCTAACACAAACTTTATAGTTGCTCAGTTAGAAAAAAGCCAGAGTATAGGAAACCCTGCTGATATTTTTGCGCTAGATAAAGATGCTTTTGACACAAAAGTAAGTTTATTAAAAAAAGAATTTGACAGTATTTTAACTTCTTACAATGATTTAGATAGCTCTTTAGTTGACATGGCATCTAAACAAAATATACAAATGTTTGAGTATTTTGAAAAAACCTATGAGTCCAATAAAAAAATGGCAAAAGGAAATGCTTCTCCTAAATTTGAGGACTATAAAGACGCAAAAGGTGGTGAAAAATCTTTAGACTCTTTTAAAGGAAAATACGTGTATATAGATGTTTGGGCAACTTGGTGCGGACCTTGTATTAGAGAAATACCTTCTTTAAAAAACATTGAAAAAGAATTTCATAATAAAAACATTGAATTTGTAAGTATTTCTACAGATGAATCTAGAAGAAGTGGTGGTACTTGGGAAGCTGCAGAAAAAAAATGGAGAGATTTTGTAAAAGAAAATCAATTAGGTGGAGTTCAACTTTGGGCAGGACAAGATTTTAGCTTTCAACAAGCATATCAAATATCTGGTATTCCAAGATTTATCTTAATTGACCCACAAGGAAACATTGTAGAAGCAAATGCACCAAGACCTTCTGATCCTAGATTAAAATCTTTATTAGAATCTTTAGACATCTAA
- the gyrA gene encoding DNA gyrase subunit A, giving the protein MADGEKLIPINIEEQMKAAYIDYSMSVIVSRALPDVRDGLKPVHRRVLFGMHELGIKATGSYKKSARIVGEVLGKYHPHGDTSVYDSMVRMAQSWSVRYMMVDGQGNFGSVDGDSPAAMRYTEVRMQKISEDMLADIEKDTVDHRLNFDDTLQEPTVLPTRIPNLLVNGASGIAVGMATNMAPHNITEVINGTVAYIENRDIEIDELMQHITAPDFPTGGIIYGYDGVRDAFHTGRGRIVMRAKAVIEEVKGRECIIVTEIPYQVNKAEMIKKTADLVNEKKLEGIANIRDESDRNGMRIVYILKRDAIPNIILNKLFKYTQLQTSFSVNNIALVKGRPEQLNLKELIHYFVEHRHEVIVRRTEYLLKKAEARAHILEGLIIASDNIDEVIKIIRASNNADEARESLIERFELTEIQAKAIVEMRLRQLTGLEQDKLRAEFDEIMLTITDLKDILANEPRRYQIIKDELLHIKDKYGDDRRSVIEYAGGDMRIEDMIPDTKVVVTISNAGYLKRTNLEEYKVQNRGGRGQKGATTRNEDFLEHLFVGTNHQYMMFFTQKGKVFWMRVYEIPEGGKNTKGRAMQNLINIEQDDKVKAFLVTQDLKDEDYINSHYVIMATKKGQVKKTSLEQYSRPRTNGINAITIKDGDELLEAKLTTGDSQVMLALASGKSIRFEEAKTRPMGRTASGVRGITLQHDNDEVIGMVAVNDMESNILVVSEKGYGKRSKLEDYRVTNRGGKGVKTLNISEKTGNLVAIKNVDDSNDLMIINKSGLTIRMAVEDLRVMGRATQGVRLINIKDSDSIAAVAKVAHEEEVEGEVIEGETENGTEIENDSNENQE; this is encoded by the coding sequence ATGGCAGACGGAGAAAAGTTAATTCCGATTAACATTGAAGAACAGATGAAAGCTGCGTACATCGATTATTCGATGTCAGTAATTGTTTCTAGAGCATTACCAGATGTAAGAGATGGTTTAAAGCCCGTTCATAGAAGGGTTTTATTTGGTATGCATGAGTTGGGAATTAAAGCAACAGGTTCGTATAAAAAGTCGGCAAGAATTGTTGGAGAAGTTTTAGGTAAGTATCACCCACACGGAGATACTTCTGTATATGATTCTATGGTACGTATGGCACAAAGTTGGAGTGTGCGTTACATGATGGTTGATGGGCAAGGGAATTTTGGTTCTGTAGATGGAGATAGTCCGGCAGCAATGCGTTATACTGAGGTTAGAATGCAAAAAATATCAGAAGATATGTTGGCTGATATTGAAAAAGATACAGTAGACCATCGTTTAAATTTTGATGATACGTTGCAAGAACCAACCGTTTTACCAACTCGTATTCCTAATTTATTAGTCAATGGAGCTTCTGGTATTGCAGTAGGGATGGCAACAAATATGGCGCCACATAATATTACAGAAGTTATAAACGGTACCGTTGCGTATATTGAAAATAGAGATATTGAAATTGATGAATTAATGCAGCACATAACTGCTCCAGATTTTCCTACAGGAGGAATTATTTATGGGTACGATGGTGTAAGAGATGCTTTTCATACAGGTCGTGGACGTATTGTAATGCGTGCTAAAGCGGTTATTGAAGAGGTTAAGGGACGTGAGTGTATTATTGTTACAGAGATTCCTTACCAAGTTAATAAAGCAGAAATGATTAAAAAAACTGCTGATCTTGTAAATGAAAAAAAATTGGAAGGAATTGCGAATATTCGTGATGAATCTGATAGAAACGGAATGCGTATTGTATATATCTTAAAACGTGATGCAATACCTAATATCATTTTAAATAAATTATTTAAATACACACAATTACAAACTTCTTTTAGTGTAAATAATATTGCATTGGTAAAAGGAAGACCAGAGCAATTAAATTTAAAGGAATTAATTCATTATTTCGTAGAACATAGGCACGAAGTTATTGTTCGAAGAACAGAGTATTTACTTAAAAAAGCAGAAGCAAGAGCGCATATTTTAGAAGGGTTGATTATTGCTTCGGATAATATTGATGAAGTTATAAAAATTATTAGAGCTTCTAATAATGCAGATGAAGCTAGAGAAAGTTTAATTGAACGTTTTGAATTAACAGAAATTCAAGCAAAAGCAATTGTAGAAATGCGTTTGCGTCAATTAACAGGGTTAGAGCAAGATAAGTTACGTGCAGAGTTCGATGAAATTATGTTAACCATAACTGATTTAAAAGATATTTTAGCAAACGAACCAAGACGTTACCAAATTATTAAAGATGAGTTATTACATATTAAAGATAAATATGGTGATGATCGTAGATCTGTAATAGAATATGCTGGTGGAGATATGCGCATAGAAGATATGATACCAGATACTAAAGTTGTGGTAACAATCTCTAACGCAGGATACTTAAAACGTACAAATTTAGAAGAATATAAAGTTCAGAATAGAGGAGGAAGAGGACAGAAAGGAGCAACTACTAGAAATGAAGATTTCTTAGAGCACTTATTTGTAGGTACAAACCATCAATATATGATGTTCTTTACTCAAAAAGGTAAAGTATTCTGGATGCGTGTGTATGAAATTCCTGAAGGTGGTAAAAACACCAAAGGTAGAGCAATGCAAAACTTAATCAACATAGAACAAGATGATAAAGTAAAAGCATTTTTAGTAACACAAGATTTAAAAGACGAAGACTATATTAATAGCCATTATGTAATTATGGCAACTAAAAAAGGTCAGGTTAAAAAGACTTCTTTAGAGCAATATTCTAGACCAAGAACAAATGGTATTAATGCTATTACTATTAAGGACGGAGATGAATTACTAGAAGCAAAATTAACAACAGGAGACAGTCAGGTAATGTTAGCGTTAGCGTCTGGAAAGTCTATCCGTTTCGAAGAAGCAAAAACTAGACCAATGGGAAGAACTGCTTCTGGTGTTAGAGGAATTACTTTACAACATGATAATGATGAGGTAATTGGTATGGTTGCTGTAAATGACATGGAAAGTAATATTCTTGTTGTTTCTGAAAAAGGATATGGTAAACGTTCTAAATTAGAAGATTATCGTGTTACAAACCGTGGTGGTAAAGGTGTAAAAACTTTAAATATTTCTGAAAAAACCGGAAATTTAGTAGCTATTAAAAACGTAGATGATTCTAACGATTTAATGATTATTAATAAATCTGGTCTTACTATTAGAATGGCAGTAGAAGATTTAAGAGTTATGGGACGTGCAACACAAGGAGTTCGTTTAATTAACATTAAAGATTCAGATAGTATCGCGGCAGTAGCAAAAGTAGCTCACGAAGAAGAGGTTGAAGGTGAGGTGATTGAAGGCGAAACAGAAAATGGCACGGAAATTGAAAATGATTCAAATGAAAATCAAGAATAA
- a CDS encoding DMT family transporter, translating to MQESKLKNYLLLHLIIFIWGFTAILGALISLDAIPLVWYRMSLAVIFIVLYFVFKKKSFKVDKKGLVKFFVTGVIIALHWVFFFKAIKVSNVSVALVTMSTGAFFGALIEPVFFKRRIKLLEIVLGLVVILGLYIIFNFESQYQLGIFYALIASFLSALFAVLNGLFIQKYTAEIISLYQLFFGVLVITIYLLITNKFSVSFFVIPTSDWMYLFLLSSICTAYAFIVSVKVMKYISPYTVMLTVNLEPIYAIILALFIFGDKEKMNPEFYFGAFIVLFVVLLNGIIKNKTVIRNKLKEKTVRKK from the coding sequence ATGCAAGAAAGTAAATTAAAAAATTATTTACTGCTGCACCTTATTATTTTTATTTGGGGTTTTACAGCAATTTTAGGAGCTTTAATTAGCTTAGATGCCATACCTTTAGTTTGGTACAGAATGTCTTTAGCAGTTATTTTTATTGTACTGTATTTTGTTTTCAAAAAAAAATCTTTTAAGGTTGATAAAAAAGGACTTGTTAAGTTTTTTGTAACAGGTGTTATCATTGCTTTGCATTGGGTCTTTTTCTTTAAAGCGATTAAGGTTTCTAATGTTTCTGTTGCGTTGGTAACCATGAGTACAGGTGCTTTTTTTGGCGCTTTAATAGAACCTGTTTTCTTTAAAAGAAGGATTAAGCTTTTAGAAATAGTGTTGGGTTTAGTCGTTATTTTAGGACTTTACATTATTTTTAATTTTGAAAGTCAGTATCAACTAGGTATTTTTTATGCGTTAATTGCTTCATTTTTAAGTGCATTATTTGCTGTTTTAAATGGTCTTTTTATTCAAAAATATACTGCAGAAATCATTTCTTTGTATCAACTGTTTTTTGGAGTTCTTGTTATAACGATATATCTTTTAATTACAAATAAGTTTTCGGTATCCTTTTTTGTTATTCCAACATCAGACTGGATGTATCTTTTTCTGTTAAGTAGTATTTGTACAGCGTATGCATTTATTGTGTCAGTTAAAGTGATGAAATATATATCGCCCTATACAGTAATGTTAACCGTTAATCTAGAGCCTATTTATGCAATCATCTTAGCGCTTTTTATTTTTGGTGATAAAGAAAAAATGAATCCAGAGTTTTATTTTGGAGCATTTATAGTATTGTTTGTCGTTTTATTAAACGGAATTATAAAAAATAAAACGGTAATCAGAAATAAACTGAAAGAGAAAACTGTTAGAAAAAAATAG
- a CDS encoding ATP-dependent Clp protease ATP-binding subunit: MDDNFSPKVRDVITFSKEEALRLGQEFIGTEHLLLGLIRKGEGKAIEILTAFDVDLVLLRKKLEQLNPANPTFIESTDKPSLRLTRQAEKALKTTFLEAKLYQSESIDTAHLLLCILRNENDPTTKLIHKHHVNYDEAKALYKQLHVDDLEADLPINPIAETPSDDEYASEKSNPFDQPQKGKTVKKSKTPVLDNFGRDLTDLAEKGKLDPVVGRQKEIERVSQILSRRKKNNPMLIGEPGVGKSAIAEGLALRIIERKVSRILFDKRIVSLDLASLVAGTKYRGQFEERMKALMNELEKNDDIILFIDEIHTIVGAGGATGSLDASNMLKPALARGEIQCIGATTLDEFRTNIEKDGALERRFQKVIVDPTSVDETIQILQNIKNKYEEHHHVNYTDNAIEACVKLTNRYMTDRYLPDKAIDALDEAGSRIHITNIVVPQQVLELESQLEIIRDQKTKAVNGQKYEEAARLRDDEKNMEAALNSAQNQWEEDSKLNREIVTEDNVAEVVSMMTGIPVNRVAEAETSRLHELPALIKGKVIGQDEAVTKVVKAIQRNRVGLKDPNKPIGSFIFLGQTGVGKTQLAKVLARELFDSDDSLIRIDMSEYMEKFAISRLIGAPPGYVGYEEGGQLTEKVRRKPYSVILLDEIEKAHPDVFNMLLQILDDGHITDSLGRKIDFRNTIIIMTSNIGARQLKDFGGGVGFGTSSKTAQADEHAKSVLEGALKKSFAPEFLNRIDDVIVFNALERDDIHLIIDIELDKLLHRIADLGYTLKLSEKAKDYIADKGFDKKYGARPLKRAIQKYIEDALAEEIVNSKLYEGDTISMDLDEKENKLTIKIEKGEKKPETRTETES; encoded by the coding sequence ATGGACGATAATTTTTCACCAAAGGTCAGAGATGTAATTACTTTCAGTAAAGAAGAAGCGCTACGTTTAGGGCAAGAATTTATTGGAACAGAACATCTTTTACTTGGATTAATAAGAAAAGGCGAAGGAAAAGCAATAGAAATACTAACAGCATTTGATGTTGATTTGGTTTTATTGCGTAAAAAATTAGAACAACTAAATCCTGCAAATCCTACTTTTATAGAAAGTACAGACAAGCCTAGTTTACGATTAACAAGACAAGCTGAGAAAGCTTTAAAAACAACTTTTTTAGAAGCAAAACTATATCAAAGCGAATCTATAGATACCGCACATTTATTGCTATGTATCTTAAGAAATGAAAACGACCCAACCACAAAGTTGATTCATAAACACCATGTAAATTATGATGAAGCAAAAGCGCTTTACAAACAACTACATGTAGATGATTTAGAGGCAGATTTACCGATAAATCCTATTGCAGAAACTCCTTCTGATGATGAATATGCATCAGAAAAATCGAATCCTTTTGATCAACCTCAAAAAGGAAAAACTGTAAAAAAATCGAAGACTCCGGTATTAGATAATTTTGGTAGAGATTTAACAGATTTAGCAGAAAAAGGGAAATTAGACCCGGTTGTTGGTAGACAAAAAGAAATTGAAAGAGTTTCTCAAATTTTAAGTAGAAGAAAGAAAAACAATCCAATGTTAATTGGAGAACCTGGTGTTGGTAAATCTGCCATTGCAGAAGGTTTAGCATTGCGAATTATTGAAAGAAAAGTTTCGAGAATTTTATTTGACAAACGTATTGTTTCTTTAGACTTAGCAAGCTTAGTTGCTGGCACAAAATATCGTGGCCAGTTTGAAGAACGCATGAAAGCATTAATGAATGAGCTAGAAAAAAATGATGATATCATTCTTTTTATTGATGAAATTCACACTATTGTTGGTGCTGGTGGTGCAACTGGTTCTTTAGATGCTTCTAACATGTTAAAACCTGCTTTAGCAAGAGGAGAAATACAATGTATTGGCGCAACTACGTTGGATGAATTTAGAACAAATATTGAAAAAGATGGCGCTTTAGAACGTCGTTTTCAAAAAGTAATTGTAGACCCAACTTCTGTTGATGAAACCATACAGATTTTACAAAACATCAAAAATAAATACGAAGAACACCACCATGTAAATTACACAGATAACGCTATTGAAGCTTGTGTAAAATTAACCAATAGATACATGACAGATAGATACCTACCAGACAAAGCTATTGACGCTTTAGATGAAGCAGGTTCTAGAATTCATATTACAAACATTGTGGTTCCGCAACAAGTTTTAGAACTTGAATCTCAATTAGAAATTATTAGAGACCAAAAAACAAAAGCTGTAAACGGACAAAAATACGAGGAAGCTGCTAGGTTGCGTGATGATGAAAAAAACATGGAAGCTGCTTTAAATTCTGCCCAAAACCAATGGGAAGAAGACTCTAAATTAAATAGAGAAATTGTAACTGAAGATAATGTTGCCGAAGTAGTTTCTATGATGACAGGCATTCCTGTAAACAGAGTTGCAGAAGCAGAAACTAGCAGATTACACGAATTACCTGCCTTAATTAAAGGAAAAGTAATAGGGCAAGATGAAGCAGTTACCAAAGTTGTAAAAGCAATTCAACGAAATAGAGTTGGATTAAAGGATCCGAACAAACCAATTGGTTCTTTTATTTTCTTAGGACAAACTGGTGTTGGTAAAACGCAATTAGCTAAAGTTTTAGCACGTGAATTATTCGATTCTGACGATTCTTTAATTAGAATTGACATGAGTGAATACATGGAGAAATTTGCAATTTCTCGCTTAATAGGAGCGCCCCCAGGCTATGTTGGTTACGAAGAAGGTGGTCAGTTAACAGAAAAAGTTAGAAGAAAACCTTACTCTGTAATCTTATTAGATGAGATCGAAAAAGCGCATCCAGATGTATTTAATATGTTGTTACAAATTTTAGATGATGGTCATATTACAGATAGTTTAGGTAGAAAAATTGATTTTAGAAACACCATAATTATTATGACTTCTAATATTGGCGCAAGACAATTAAAAGACTTTGGGGGCGGTGTTGGTTTTGGTACATCTTCTAAAACAGCGCAAGCAGACGAACACGCAAAATCTGTGCTAGAAGGAGCTTTAAAGAAATCTTTTGCTCCAGAGTTTTTAAATAGAATAGATGATGTAATTGTCTTTAACGCTTTAGAAAGAGATGATATCCATTTAATTATAGATATTGAGTTAGATAAATTATTACACAGAATAGCTGATTTAGGCTACACTTTAAAACTAAGCGAAAAAGCAAAAGATTACATAGCAGATAAAGGTTTTGATAAAAAATATGGTGCAAGACCACTTAAAAGAGCTATACAGAAATATATTGAAGATGCTTTGGCAGAAGAAATTGTAAATTCTAAACTCTATGAAGGCGATACTATTTCAATGGATTTGGATGAGAAAGAAAACAAACTCACCATTAAAATTGAAAAAGGCGAAAAGAAACCTGAAACAAGAACAGAAACAGAGTCTTAA